One Prolixibacteraceae bacterium DNA segment encodes these proteins:
- a CDS encoding glycoside hydrolase family 3 C-terminal domain-containing protein: MKKVFLLFLSLHCLVQGYAKKQLPYQDASLPVHVRVEDLLARMTIEEKIGQLKQSELSHEIENGKFKKGAMERIFGGIGSGTLASPFIYSKEVASVYNEVQHYLVEETRLGIPGLLIAETLHGHLAVGATLFPQSIGLGATWNPELIHTMAQAIALEASSVGVRQALAPVLDLSKDHRYGRVEECYGEDPFLVSRMGVAYITGMQGGMKEDLPSNHVMCMAKHFAAYSVPNGGINLGPTSIGERELRSLHLKPFEAAVKEANVRAIMPSYNEIDGIPAHKNHFLLQDVLRNEWNFDGFVFSDYEGIDMLNYFHHAAKDRKSAALQSIQAGVDLEAPSDDCYKNLKVLVEEGTLDVKVIDRSVRYVLSTKFRAGLFDNPYVNTRHVESVVNKKEHIELALKIAEESIVLLKNENNTLPLDFEHASVSICGPNADQVQFGDYSYSKRNEDGVTVLEGLKKYVDADRILYTEGCGLTSLDHSGFAKAVENAKKSDVAIVVVGGTSATLSGVGWGGGTSEVNTCGEGFDRASLGLPGVQLDLVKEIQKTGKPVVVVMVNGRGYSTPWLKENVDAIVEAWYPGEQGGNAVAHILSGEVNPSGKLAVSLPKSAGHSMTNYNFKPSGRGYYHKPGSMTKPGRDYVFSNPKPLYPFGYGLSYTSFKLDRFEVNRSLYHLPDTITVEVEVKNTGSRDGKEVVQLYVNDMVSSVTTPVMELKGFKKVSLDEGENQIVSFHIPVKALSLIDKDLKEIVEPGEFMIMVGTSAESISYKKVITVE; encoded by the coding sequence ATGAAAAAAGTATTTCTTCTTTTTTTATCTCTGCATTGCCTTGTTCAGGGGTATGCCAAAAAACAGTTGCCTTATCAAGATGCTTCTCTGCCGGTGCATGTAAGGGTAGAGGACCTTCTTGCAAGAATGACCATAGAGGAGAAAATCGGACAGCTAAAACAGAGCGAACTATCTCATGAGATTGAGAATGGGAAGTTTAAGAAGGGTGCTATGGAGCGCATTTTTGGTGGTATTGGATCTGGTACTTTAGCGAGTCCTTTTATCTACTCTAAAGAGGTGGCTTCGGTGTATAATGAGGTTCAACATTACCTTGTAGAAGAGACCCGCCTTGGTATTCCTGGGTTGTTAATAGCTGAAACCCTCCATGGACATTTGGCTGTCGGGGCAACACTTTTTCCTCAAAGTATCGGTTTGGGAGCTACATGGAATCCTGAATTAATCCATACGATGGCTCAGGCGATCGCATTAGAGGCAAGCTCTGTTGGTGTTCGACAGGCTTTGGCTCCTGTGCTTGATTTGTCTAAAGATCATCGTTATGGGAGAGTGGAGGAGTGTTATGGGGAAGATCCTTTTCTTGTAAGTCGTATGGGGGTTGCTTATATTACGGGTATGCAGGGAGGTATGAAAGAGGATCTTCCTTCGAATCATGTGATGTGTATGGCAAAACACTTTGCTGCTTATTCGGTGCCTAATGGAGGGATCAATTTAGGTCCTACCTCTATAGGGGAGAGAGAGCTTCGATCACTACATCTTAAACCTTTTGAGGCTGCTGTAAAAGAGGCTAATGTTCGAGCTATTATGCCTTCTTATAATGAGATTGATGGGATTCCTGCTCATAAGAACCATTTTTTATTACAAGATGTATTGAGAAATGAGTGGAATTTTGATGGTTTCGTCTTTTCTGATTACGAAGGGATCGATATGTTGAACTATTTCCATCATGCGGCCAAAGATCGTAAGAGTGCAGCATTGCAAAGTATTCAGGCTGGGGTAGATCTAGAGGCTCCTTCAGATGATTGTTATAAGAATTTAAAAGTTTTGGTTGAAGAGGGAACTTTGGATGTCAAAGTAATAGATCGCTCTGTTCGATATGTTTTGAGTACAAAGTTTCGTGCAGGTCTTTTTGATAATCCTTATGTCAATACTCGACATGTAGAGTCTGTGGTGAATAAAAAAGAACATATTGAATTGGCACTTAAGATTGCCGAAGAGTCTATTGTGTTGCTAAAGAATGAAAACAATACGCTTCCTCTTGATTTTGAACATGCTTCTGTATCGATTTGTGGTCCAAATGCGGATCAAGTTCAATTTGGTGATTATAGTTACTCTAAAAGAAATGAGGATGGTGTGACTGTGTTAGAGGGGTTGAAAAAGTATGTGGATGCAGATCGTATTCTATATACAGAAGGTTGTGGATTAACTAGTTTAGATCATTCTGGTTTTGCAAAGGCTGTGGAGAATGCAAAGAAGAGTGATGTTGCAATTGTGGTTGTAGGTGGTACTTCTGCTACGCTTTCTGGCGTCGGCTGGGGTGGTGGAACCAGTGAGGTTAATACTTGCGGAGAAGGATTTGATAGGGCTTCTTTAGGGCTTCCAGGAGTTCAACTTGATCTGGTTAAAGAGATTCAAAAGACAGGTAAACCAGTAGTGGTGGTAATGGTGAATGGTCGTGGATATAGTACTCCTTGGTTGAAAGAGAATGTGGATGCCATCGTGGAGGCATGGTATCCTGGGGAGCAAGGGGGAAATGCTGTAGCACATATCTTAAGTGGAGAGGTGAATCCATCTGGTAAACTAGCTGTCTCTTTGCCTAAAAGTGCAGGTCATAGTATGACAAATTATAATTTCAAGCCATCAGGTCGTGGTTATTACCATAAGCCTGGTTCTATGACAAAGCCTGGTAGAGATTATGTCTTCTCAAACCCAAAACCTCTTTATCCTTTTGGTTATGGTTTGAGTTATACCTCTTTTAAATTAGATCGATTTGAAGTGAATCGCTCTTTATATCATCTGCCTGATACGATTACTGTGGAGGTAGAAGTGAAGAATACTGGTTCTAGAGATGGTAAAGAGGTGGTTCAGCTCTATGTTAATGATATGGTAAGTAGTGTTACCACTCCAGTGATGGAGCTGAAAGGATTTAAAAAGGTTTCGTTGGATGAAGGAGAGAATCAAATTGTTTCATTCCATATTCCAGTGAAGGCACTTTCTTTGATTGATAAAGATTTGAAAGAGATTGTAGAACCTGGAGAATTTATGATTATGGTAGGTACAAGCGCAGAGAGTATCTCATACAAAAAGGTTATTACAGTGGAGTAA
- a CDS encoding tetratricopeptide repeat protein, with protein MMKKIVVLIVAMGFSLSLWAQSPEQLFDQANVSYKKGDFKVALDTYKEIESQGFAESDLYYNMGNAYYKLSEFTKAILYYERALALDPNNKNIAYNLKMANQYIVDKVEPLPQPMVVRVKNQIRQLFNATQWSVIGLVFFFSFLFGLSLLFIFGNSSRVKKGGLAIAIVAFLCSIASGLAAKNQYLYETEHLHAIVTQPSVTVKGAPSDTGTELFILHEGIKVQITDSIEGWKEVRIPDGNTGWIPNNSMERI; from the coding sequence ATGATGAAAAAAATAGTCGTATTGATAGTGGCGATGGGTTTCTCTCTATCGCTATGGGCTCAAAGTCCAGAACAACTGTTTGATCAAGCCAATGTATCCTATAAGAAGGGTGATTTTAAAGTGGCATTAGATACCTATAAGGAGATTGAGTCACAGGGATTTGCAGAGTCTGATCTTTATTATAACATGGGGAATGCTTATTATAAGCTATCTGAGTTTACTAAAGCCATACTTTACTATGAACGTGCTTTGGCACTTGATCCCAATAATAAAAATATTGCCTACAACTTGAAGATGGCAAATCAATATATTGTGGATAAGGTGGAGCCTTTGCCTCAGCCTATGGTGGTTCGTGTAAAGAATCAGATAAGGCAGCTTTTTAATGCTACCCAGTGGAGTGTGATTGGTTTGGTCTTTTTCTTCTCTTTCTTGTTTGGACTATCACTTCTCTTTATCTTCGGGAATAGCTCTCGTGTGAAGAAGGGGGGACTTGCTATTGCTATTGTAGCATTCCTGTGTAGTATTGCGAGCGGGCTTGCAGCAAAGAACCAGTATCTATATGAAACAGAACATCTTCATGCTATTGTGACCCAACCGAGTGTTACAGTGAAAGGGGCTCCTAGTGATACTGGTACAGAGCTTTTTATTCTTCATGAGGGAATTAAAGTGCAGATAACTGATAGTATTGAAGGATGGAAAGAGGTTCGTATTCCTGATGGAAATACTGGATGGATTCCAAACAACAGTATGGAACGTATTTAA
- a CDS encoding GH92 family glycosyl hydrolase gives MLLLGFYRVYLDNFHIQTSLTASTRIGVHQYQYDNAKERKVKIDLGFTLQQDWGHKPKMSEIKIVNDHTIEGVKRTSGWAYDHRVAFRAEFSEPFVKHVVHAKGADKQSTFAEERDLELELQFDESNRPLTVKVAISPVDVEGAAKNMIAEGTSWDFNVYKKKAEMLWEKQLSSIQIETKDLSVKRVFYTALYHSMIAPFIYQDVDGRFLSMKREVKKAAPGQTNYSVYSLWDTFRALHPLLTIIEPKRSSEFAANLVRKSQEGGILPKWPLASNYTGTMVGYPAVSVLADAVAKNLYHGDPKVLMNAVVKASTYRPEILDSIVEPRGERVMSKHIYYKEKYGIIPTDSISKSVSNGLEMSYYDWCISTIAKNYDAEDIAKAYQTKAEYYKNYFDRTTGFMRGKNADGSWRTPFDPKYSSHEHSDYTEGNAYQWSFLAPHDPKGLVMLYGGEDRFEAKLDTLFHTSSEISGKEASGDITGLIGQYAHGNEPSHHMAYLYLWTHAPYKTAEILDEIMHRFYPDSTDGIIGNEDCGQMSAWYVMNALGFYQVCPGDPVYHLGRPLVDKASIKLNNKMFDIIVYNNNSKNIYIQKVLLNGTALQKPFFTHQDLVKGGKIEFFMGDTPKASLSML, from the coding sequence GTGCTTCTCCTGGGTTTTTATCGCGTTTATCTTGATAATTTTCACATCCAAACTTCGCTTACCGCCTCTACTAGAATTGGAGTTCATCAGTATCAATACGACAATGCAAAAGAGCGTAAAGTGAAGATCGATTTGGGATTTACACTACAACAAGATTGGGGACATAAACCCAAAATGAGCGAAATAAAAATTGTAAACGATCATACTATTGAAGGGGTAAAACGAACTTCCGGCTGGGCATACGATCACCGTGTCGCTTTCCGCGCAGAGTTTAGCGAACCTTTTGTGAAACATGTAGTACATGCTAAGGGTGCGGACAAACAATCAACCTTTGCGGAGGAACGTGATTTGGAACTAGAACTACAATTTGACGAAAGCAATCGTCCGTTGACGGTGAAAGTGGCGATCTCTCCTGTCGATGTGGAGGGAGCAGCAAAGAATATGATTGCAGAGGGAACTTCTTGGGACTTCAATGTCTATAAAAAGAAAGCAGAAATGCTTTGGGAAAAACAGTTGTCCTCCATTCAGATTGAGACCAAAGACCTTTCTGTAAAAAGAGTATTTTATACTGCACTATATCACAGTATGATTGCACCTTTCATCTATCAAGATGTGGATGGGCGTTTTCTTTCGATGAAGAGAGAGGTGAAAAAAGCAGCCCCAGGACAGACAAACTATAGTGTCTATTCGTTATGGGATACCTTTCGTGCACTACACCCTTTATTGACAATCATTGAACCAAAACGTAGTAGTGAATTTGCTGCTAATTTGGTTAGAAAAAGTCAGGAGGGTGGCATTTTACCAAAGTGGCCTCTCGCTTCTAACTATACTGGTACGATGGTAGGATACCCTGCTGTCTCAGTATTGGCTGATGCTGTTGCGAAGAACCTCTATCATGGAGACCCTAAAGTGCTAATGAATGCAGTGGTGAAGGCTTCTACCTATAGGCCTGAGATCTTAGACTCTATTGTGGAACCAAGAGGGGAGCGTGTGATGTCGAAACATATCTACTACAAAGAGAAATATGGGATCATCCCTACGGACTCTATCTCGAAGTCGGTATCCAATGGATTAGAGATGTCCTACTATGATTGGTGTATCTCTACAATTGCCAAGAACTATGATGCAGAAGATATTGCCAAAGCATATCAAACTAAAGCCGAGTACTATAAAAACTATTTTGATCGTACTACTGGCTTTATGCGTGGAAAAAATGCGGACGGGTCATGGCGTACTCCATTCGACCCAAAGTATTCGTCTCATGAGCATAGTGACTATACCGAAGGAAATGCGTATCAGTGGAGCTTTCTTGCCCCTCATGATCCAAAGGGACTCGTGATGCTCTATGGAGGAGAGGATCGTTTTGAAGCCAAACTAGATACTCTCTTTCATACCAGTTCGGAGATATCAGGAAAAGAGGCCTCTGGAGATATTACTGGATTAATAGGACAATATGCCCATGGAAATGAACCAAGTCACCATATGGCTTATCTCTATCTATGGACACATGCTCCTTATAAGACTGCTGAGATACTTGACGAGATCATGCACCGCTTCTATCCCGACTCAACTGATGGAATTATCGGCAACGAGGACTGTGGACAGATGTCAGCATGGTATGTAATGAATGCGCTTGGGTTCTATCAGGTATGCCCTGGAGATCCTGTATACCACCTAGGAAGACCATTGGTGGATAAAGCATCCATTAAATTGAATAATAAAATGTTCGATATTATCGTTTATAATAATAACTCTAAGAATATCTATATCCAGAAAGTCTTACTGAATGGAACGGCGCTTCAAAAGCCCTTCTTTACTCACCAAGATCTGGTAAAAGGTGGAAAAATAGAGTTCTTTATGGGGGATACCCCCAAAGCTTCCCTATCGATGCTGTAA
- a CDS encoding WYL domain-containing protein gives MATNQCARIRYKTLDHCFRDVSKKYFISDLIEECKEALENEFGENSNITKRQIYKDIRFMQSEAGWAIQLESLYENKNKYYRYSEPKFSIENCKMSEHEQKILQESLQVLERIEGLPYFKWLNEAITRLNTDFRHHHTNHFYISFEENPFLHGRERLSNLFDAITQKKVLKITYQGVKMDYPETWLIHPHFLKQYNSRWFLLGISENIRKNITLPLDRILKIENSEISFIRSSINYNDYFHEIVGITHPKETKEDLITLEINSDLVPYIRTKPLHISQKIKGTKGNWTTIELQLIVNSEFINLIFSHGKSIRVTSPKSLKNRIKSEITEILQNYNEN, from the coding sequence ATGGCTACAAATCAGTGTGCAAGAATACGTTACAAAACATTAGACCATTGCTTCCGGGATGTTTCAAAAAAATATTTCATTAGTGATCTTATTGAGGAGTGTAAAGAAGCATTGGAGAATGAATTTGGAGAGAACTCCAACATTACAAAAAGACAGATCTATAAAGACATACGCTTTATGCAGAGCGAAGCTGGTTGGGCAATTCAACTAGAGAGTCTTTATGAAAACAAAAACAAATATTATAGATACAGCGAACCTAAGTTCTCTATTGAGAACTGCAAAATGAGCGAACACGAACAAAAAATACTCCAAGAGTCACTACAAGTCTTAGAACGAATTGAGGGACTACCCTATTTTAAATGGCTAAACGAAGCAATCACACGTTTAAATACCGACTTCAGACATCATCATACAAACCACTTTTATATCTCTTTTGAAGAGAACCCTTTTCTCCATGGAAGAGAAAGATTAAGCAATCTATTTGATGCAATAACACAAAAGAAGGTATTAAAGATAACGTACCAAGGGGTTAAGATGGACTATCCTGAAACATGGTTGATACACCCTCACTTTCTAAAACAGTATAATTCCAGATGGTTCTTATTGGGAATAAGTGAGAATATTAGAAAAAACATAACCCTTCCTTTAGATCGAATACTTAAAATTGAAAACTCTGAGATTTCATTTATTAGATCCTCAATAAACTACAATGACTATTTCCACGAGATAGTAGGAATAACGCACCCTAAAGAGACAAAAGAAGACTTAATAACACTAGAGATTAATTCCGATTTAGTTCCTTATATAAGGACAAAACCATTACATATATCACAAAAGATAAAGGGGACAAAAGGAAATTGGACCACTATCGAATTACAATTGATTGTAAACTCAGAGTTCATTAATTTGATATTTTCACACGGAAAATCTATTCGTGTCACCAGTCCAAAATCATTAAAAAATAGAATTAAATCCGAAATAACGGAGATACTCCAAAACTACAATGAAAACTGA
- a CDS encoding BatD family protein, with protein sequence MITKKISIFILLLFTTLSVFADKVNVRLSTPSVARVGQQIRLAVEANDKVDKVNLPALKAFEVMMGPMTSSSSSVQIINGKSSRSSSYSYTYILKPKKVGVFTVPAVEVVIDGKRYKTNSRKIEIVKGNANANTTSSGSEISKKDLFVKVFLSRTNVREGEAILATTKLYTRVPISGVSDIQLPSFTGFYTKPVGEIRHLRLNQEAYDGDIYNTSLLNKTLLFPQKDGSLKIEPAKVTVQVQQQVRRAQGLFDDFFNSTRTVTVDVQSASRVVRVKGLPTAPDSYSGAVGQFHIMANISEDKVKANDAITLRLTIKGKGNLSLVTAPKLDFPEDFETYDPQTKNSIKVTDSGEVGSKTLEYLVQPRFAGTYTIPSVSFSYYDPAKGKFVTKETETFHIEVAKGEGKGSAPAMVNDFSKESVKTVGKDIRFISTDDVKFSKKHSFFGTLLFYMLYVIGVIAFVILYLMNLKRIREREDVWGTKNKKANRLALKRLKKASDHLKRSEDELFYEAVLVALMGYLEDKLTLPKSELTKETIVASLAKRKVAPEDVDALISLVDTCEFARYAPSQDHGAQEDIYQRSVNVLSMLEKSIKK encoded by the coding sequence ATGATTACAAAAAAGATATCGATTTTTATCCTACTTTTATTTACGACGTTGAGTGTCTTTGCTGATAAAGTAAATGTGAGGCTCTCTACCCCTAGTGTTGCAAGAGTAGGACAACAGATACGTTTGGCTGTAGAAGCAAATGATAAGGTGGATAAAGTGAATCTGCCTGCTTTGAAAGCATTTGAAGTGATGATGGGTCCAATGACCTCTTCTAGTAGCTCAGTGCAGATTATTAATGGTAAATCATCTCGTTCGAGTTCGTACTCTTACACCTATATCTTAAAACCTAAAAAAGTAGGTGTTTTTACCGTGCCTGCAGTGGAGGTGGTTATTGATGGCAAGCGCTATAAGACAAATTCTCGCAAGATCGAAATTGTGAAAGGGAATGCCAATGCCAACACAACTTCTTCGGGTAGCGAGATTTCTAAAAAAGATTTGTTTGTTAAGGTGTTTCTTTCCCGTACCAATGTTCGCGAAGGAGAGGCAATTTTGGCAACTACCAAATTATATACAAGAGTGCCTATCTCAGGGGTTTCTGATATTCAGTTGCCTAGTTTTACAGGTTTCTACACGAAACCTGTTGGAGAGATTCGTCATTTAAGATTGAATCAAGAAGCGTATGATGGAGATATCTATAATACCTCTTTGTTAAATAAGACGTTACTCTTTCCTCAAAAAGATGGTTCGCTCAAAATTGAACCTGCGAAGGTTACAGTGCAGGTTCAACAGCAGGTTCGTCGTGCACAAGGTCTCTTTGATGATTTCTTTAATTCCACAAGAACGGTAACTGTCGATGTACAGAGTGCTTCGCGTGTGGTGCGTGTAAAAGGACTTCCAACTGCTCCAGATAGTTATTCAGGTGCTGTTGGTCAGTTCCATATTATGGCAAATATTTCCGAAGACAAGGTGAAAGCCAATGATGCGATTACGCTTCGTCTGACTATTAAAGGAAAAGGAAACTTGTCTTTGGTGACTGCACCAAAGTTGGATTTTCCAGAAGATTTTGAGACTTATGATCCTCAAACGAAGAATAGTATAAAAGTAACGGATAGTGGCGAGGTAGGTAGTAAAACTTTAGAGTATTTGGTTCAACCACGTTTTGCTGGTACTTATACGATCCCTTCTGTCTCTTTCTCTTATTATGATCCTGCAAAAGGAAAATTTGTGACTAAAGAGACGGAGACTTTCCATATCGAGGTGGCAAAAGGGGAAGGCAAAGGTTCTGCTCCAGCGATGGTAAATGATTTTAGTAAGGAGAGTGTGAAGACTGTTGGTAAAGATATTCGCTTTATCTCTACAGATGATGTGAAGTTCTCTAAAAAACATTCCTTCTTTGGAACCCTTCTTTTCTATATGCTATATGTAATAGGAGTGATTGCTTTTGTAATACTATATCTGATGAACTTAAAACGTATTCGTGAAAGAGAAGATGTTTGGGGCACTAAGAATAAGAAAGCAAATAGATTGGCTCTGAAACGTCTTAAGAAGGCTTCTGACCATCTGAAACGATCAGAAGACGAACTATTCTATGAGGCTGTACTTGTGGCACTGATGGGATATCTAGAGGATAAATTGACTTTGCCAAAATCTGAACTTACCAAAGAGACTATTGTGGCGTCTTTGGCTAAGCGTAAGGTGGCTCCAGAAGATGTTGATGCTTTGATATCGCTTGTAGATACTTGTGAGTTTGCACGTTATGCTCCTTCTCAAGATCATGGAGCACAAGAGGATATTTATCAGCGTTCTGTGAACGTGTTGAGTATGTTAGAAAAATCGATAAAGAAATAA
- a CDS encoding transposase, giving the protein MIIKDKDFNLIKIYDLICYYFDELRYYCERFSNNNSPCFTDQEVMTIYLFGVQYQEYTKINQIHKFACDYLSDWFPNLGSYQAFCNRLNRLGGAFTRLSELLLEDTQPNDCIIDQCLLDSMPIITCSGKRKGKVANEVTNKGYCSTKGVYYYGMKLHMLGIRRQDALPFPEQVLFTPASVNDIVVYKERWSEMRNRTFFGDKIYMHNEFNQQVKNQYNSEMLTPIKAIKGMPLIIKQRIKAADDLYNRAVSKIRQPIEAMFSWLIEKTDIQRASKVRSTKGLMVHAFGKLTATFLNYVLNP; this is encoded by the coding sequence ATGATAATCAAGGATAAGGACTTCAATTTAATAAAAATATACGATCTAATTTGTTATTATTTCGATGAGTTAAGATATTATTGTGAACGATTTAGTAACAATAACTCCCCTTGCTTTACTGATCAAGAGGTGATGACAATATATCTTTTTGGTGTTCAATATCAAGAATACACCAAGATAAATCAGATTCATAAATTTGCATGTGATTACTTGTCTGACTGGTTTCCAAATTTAGGATCTTATCAAGCATTTTGTAATCGCCTTAATCGTTTAGGTGGAGCTTTTACAAGATTGTCTGAGTTATTACTTGAAGACACTCAGCCTAATGATTGTATTATCGATCAATGTTTACTTGATTCGATGCCAATTATAACGTGTTCTGGCAAACGAAAAGGCAAGGTGGCCAATGAAGTAACCAATAAAGGCTATTGCTCTACGAAAGGAGTTTACTATTATGGCATGAAGCTTCATATGCTGGGGATAAGACGACAAGATGCTTTACCATTTCCAGAGCAAGTCCTTTTTACTCCTGCATCTGTGAACGATATTGTCGTTTACAAGGAGAGATGGTCAGAGATGCGGAACAGAACCTTCTTCGGAGATAAAATTTACATGCATAATGAATTTAACCAACAAGTGAAGAATCAGTATAATTCAGAAATGTTGACACCTATTAAGGCAATAAAAGGGATGCCCTTGATAATCAAACAAAGAATAAAAGCAGCAGATGATTTGTATAATAGAGCTGTATCTAAAATTAGACAACCTATTGAAGCAATGTTCTCTTGGCTAATCGAAAAAACAGATATACAAAGAGCTAGTAAAGTAAGGTCTACAAAAGGATTAATGGTACATGCATTCGGTAAACTAACTGCAACGTTTCTTAATTATGTTTTGAACCCTTGA